GTGGATGTCCCACCACAGTGGGGAGGCCAGAGGGACGCTGGGGAGAGGAGCCAGGGCAGGCACGTCCACGCCCACACCTCCTCCCTCGGCCGGAAGCGGCTGCTCCAGACCCTCGCCAGGCAGCGGCTCCGTTTTCTCCTTCGGGTCTCAGCAGAGACGTCCTCCCCGCAGGGGCGTCCACACCGCCCCCTCCCCTGTCTCCTGACTTCACCGTCCTCCTCACCCTCTGGCACCACCTTGGCCATGTGTCGCTGTCCTCGTTACGGCCTGCCTGCCTCCACGGGGGAAAGATCCAGAAAGCAGgactttttgtctgttttgttcacctcCTGTGCCTGGGCGCCCTGGCAGCCTTCCTGAGGTGCTCAGGAGGtatttgttggatggatggatggaacaAGGTTGCCTTTTCAGACCCGCCCATGTGGGAAAAGGCTTCTCGAGCCATCCCCACGCCCATCCCTGgtcctgcctccccttcctccccccagtTCAGGCTCCAGCAGCCCATCTGGCCTCCGGCGGCCACACCCACCCCAGCCCGGCTCTTCTCACCTGGAACCAGCCTCGCTCCCTTTCATCCTTTTGTTGGGCTGAACCTGAAAGCAGCTGCTCTGACCTTGACCGTGGGGCACACACCTTGGCACCACTACCTAGTCTGGCTCCTCCGCACAGTCCGGGGCCGGAACATGCCCTCTCCCCTGGGAGGAGCAATTACCTggagattttcttccttctcccagtgAGTGGGCACCTGTGGAGTGTTTGGCACCTGTCCTCAGAGTTGGGGTTCTTACCTGGATTTGATGAGGTTCTTACATGGATTCTAAGTGAAAATGTGCACATGTGAATTCGTCTGGGAAGAGGTTTCCTGATCATTACAATCATTCTACAGGGAGAGTCCTGCACTTGGTTGCAGAAATGCTGTGTTTCTTGGTTTAAAATCAGATGCCTCAATCCCACCTGGACGCTTGTAGGGCTTTACAAGCTCAAGCACGAGTCTAGTCTAATCAAGGATTTGGAAATTCCTGCATTAAGTTCCTAGTCTGAAATCCTCTCTTCTTGTGACAAAGATCGGGATAACTGCcttttactgaacacctactctgTGGCTGTGCCATGTCAGCActttctgttgccttatttaaTCCTGATAAGGACCTGATGGGGTAATTATCATCCTCACACACAACTGGAAATCAGAGATAGAGGTGCCATAAGCCACAGAGTATAGACCTTTGATTGTGGAATCAGATTTTGAACTCAGGTTGGTTTAGTGCCAGACCCTCTGATTTCTCCGTGACTACAAGTGCTTCTTACTAGATAAGTGGTTGCTTTTCAAGCTGGATTTGACTTGGGCCGTTGTGACATGGGATCTAAGCAGTTTGGTGGCAGGAGAAGGTGtgatgggaaaaaagaagagggagtgagagggagccAGACATCCTGAGATGCGGGGAGAGGGAGAACCCTCCAGGCAGAGAGACAGCACTGAGCAAAGAGGAGATGACAGGAGCAAGGTGCGGCTGAGGATCTGACAGACATCCCGTGGGCGTGAGCTTGGCTTGGGGAGGGGTAGGAGGAGATGAGGCCTCAGAAGGCAAGCGGGGAGCTCAGCCTCTGCCGAGAGATGATACGGAAGGAAGATGCTCGCTGAGATTCTGCATTCGGAAAAAAGGTCATCCTGGTGAAGGATGCAGAATGGCTCAGAGATCAAGGCAAGTGGGGAAGTGAGTTTGCTGGTAGAGTAATCAGAAGGGTTACACTGGCTCCAGTGGAAGTGGTGACAAGGAGAATCTGCCAGTGGGCAGTGCTAACTGCTGCAACAAGCAAACCCTGACATTTCAGTAGGTAAAGAAAACAgatgtttatttctaatttatagaCTAGTCCCATGGGATGCCCTGGTCTTCCTGGAGCTTTCCTTACTGTCACAGTcactcaggctgctataacaaaatatcatagacggTGGCTTAAAAACTacagatacaggagttcccgtggtggcgcagtggttgacgaatccgactaggaaccatgaggttacgggttcggtccctgcccttgctcagtgggttaacgatccggcgttgccgtgagctgtggtgtaggttgcagacgcggctcggatcccgtgttgctgtggctctggtataggccagtggctacagctctgattggacccctagcctgggaacctccatatgccgcgggatcggcccaagaaatagcaaaaagacaaaaaacaaacaaacaaacaaacaaacaaaactgcagatacttacttctcacagttctggagactggggggggtggggggtccaagatcaaggtgctgcagattcagttcctggtttgcagatgacCGCCTCTCGCCGTGTGCTCATATGGCCTTTCCTGGGTACATGGTGGGGgcagtggcggggggtggggggtagggagggagagagagaaatatctcctgtttcttcttcttcttataagggcactaaccccGTTAGGAGggtccaccctcatgacctcatctgaacTAATTACCtgccaaaggccccacctccaaatactgtCACACTGGGGTTTAGGGGTCGACACATGAATTTTGGAGACACACAGGCATTCAGTCCATCACTTCCCTCAATGGCCCAGACTCAGGCTCCTGGCCCATGCTGGCGTCTCCACACAGGCCTGGAGGAGAACAGGCCCCCTGCCTGCAAGGTGCAGCCCGGCAGAGTCACGTGCCACTTCTGCTCCTGTGAGCCTGTCTCGTGGTCACACCTGGACACGGGGGGCCCTGGGACTTGGGGACCTGCTGGGACAGCTACCTCACTCCTCACGAAGAAGGGAAACATACATTTTTCTGGACAGTGATTTATCTTGGCCTCAAGACAAATGACCATCCTTGGGAGATATTGAGGAGATAGAGATTCTAGGCCTTGATGACTGATTGGGACTGATTgtgaggcagagggggaggggagtcaaAAAGATGAGATGAAACTGCTGGTTGGCATTAAGCCCCCATTTGCCAGACAGCACAGTGCAGAGTACAATTCTCTTTTTCCTATTAACTCACACCTGTTGTATAGACTTGCATTCTTTCCTTATGTAAAACCATTCAGGAGAATATACTGCTTTGTGTAGTCTGGTAAACATTAATACTAACTAATATTCAGGGCTTAATACATAAAAGCCTTATGTGGGTTATTCCACTTAATGATCAGGAAGAGTTTTATGAAACTGTTTGCAGTTGTAAAGATGGCAGTGTAGGCAAAAACACTAATGCAAAAAGTTAGCTACACCCTGCTGTTCATCAtgtcattatttacaataaccaagatatggagacaacctaagtgcccgtcagtgaatgaatggataaaagaaaacgtggtgtgtgtgtgtgtgtgtgtatgtgtatatatgtgtgtgtatatatatgtatatatacacacatacacacacagtggaatactactaagtCATGAAAAAGGAAGTCTTAccatttttgacaacatggatggaccttgaaggtattatgctaattgaagaaaagtcagaaagagaaaagtaagTAGAGAATTATTTCTCTCATGTGGGAAATAAAAAACTCATAAacaagtgaacaaaacaaaataaatgaacaaaccaaaccaaagcaaaacaaacgcACGGATACGGAGAACACAGTTGTGGCTGCCAGAGCAGAAGTGGGTGAGGATAGAAAAATGGATGAAGGAGACCAACTGTTTGGAGATCAACTAAATTTTTGGTGCTCACTCAGCTGTAGTGTATACAGAGATAGAAATACAAGGTTGCACACATGGAATGTATATAATGTTATAAGTCAGTGTTGCCttaatttaattaaaagtaaattaattacCACTACCACCACCCCCACACACAGATGGAGGCACACAGAAATCAGGTAAGTTGTCCAGGGTCAAAGACCTGGCAAGACCAGCTGGGATGTGGGCCCAGGTAGGTGGTCTCTGGAGTCTGTGCTAATAACCAGTACGGAATCCTCTATGTTTGTGAATTTAGGATACTTTCATTTTGACAGTTGCAGAGATTGAAACCTGGgaaaaggaaaactgaggctaGGTGTTTCTTCCTATTCATGGCTCTAGTGTTGTCTCGTTTTGTTTTGACCTCACCTCTatcatgtggcagttcctgggccagagcttgaacccgcaccacagcaatgacaagatccttaactgctaggccaccagggaactccggttCTCATTTTATAGAATCCTCTATACACCTAccaccctctcccacccaccctgcctcAGCTCTTAGAGTTGGGGGGACAGCCTGACAGATCACAGAGTCTGACAGGCACCCTGTGTGAACCCCACCCTTCCCGACCCCCACTCCGATGCCCAGTCTGGGGGAGGTCCCTGCCGCCTCAGAGGTCAGAGGGCAGGAAGTCCGGGCCCATTGAGATGCTTCGCTGgcttttccctcccttctctctccttagGGACTTAGAGACTCCTGTGGGTGGAGGACAAACACACTGCACTGATTTGGAATTCATTTGTGATAGTCTTTCTTCTAAATACATGGGTTCGGGCTCTCATCGCATAGTGTTCAGGCTTCGAGGAAGAAAAGAATGCTTTCCCCAGGCTTGTCACTTGTGGACATTGGAATTCTATTTGGCTGCAAGTAACGGACCCCCACATGGTGATTGAAGTAAGATACGATTTTATATGGGTCTCCGGTAAGAGCCGCCGGGCAGTCCAGTAGCTCCCTGGGTGTCATCAGTGTTGGCCAGCTCGTCTGACTTTCTGCTCTGCTGTCCTTGGCAATGGCTTCCATTCTCAAGGCCAGTTCACTCCAGAGGCAGCTGGTTCCAAATGCTCCTGCTGGTCCCCAGAGGAGCCTGGCCTCTGGGATGAAGGCTCCCTCTGCCAAGGCCACCCACTCTGACAGACCACCCTGCGGTGAGGGACCCCATTCCTGCCTCTGACCCTCCTGCCCCCCTTGTGATCTTCCTGAGCATGGTGCCTGGTGTTTAGGATGCCAGCTTCTTCCTCGCCCCCACCTCCAGCGCCTGGCTGCATTTTCGGTTGGCATTCCGGGCCCCTGATTGCTTTGTGCCCCGCCTGTCTGCTGACCCCAGCTCTGTACAACGCCCCTCGTGCCTTCTGCTGCCCCTCAGAGCCTTGGGAGAAGGAACTGGGTGGGGGTCACTGGTGTGGCCCCTGTGAGCTCCGTCGTGGTTTGATGTCCCTGCTCCGTGTTCCCGTGTCTGGCGTATCTGTGAGAGGGAGAGGGTGGCAGTGGTACCTCCAATGGGGTTTGGGAAGGATAAGTGAGTTACTTGGGTGCCTGGATCAGCTCCCGGGGCTTCCTCTGCTCTTCAgacaccacagcaggagctccttgcCAGCTGCCACTTATCCCCCCTCTTCCcgttccctcccctgccctcctcctccccgcaaAGCCCCCAGGGCCCCAGTTGGTGTTACCCAGAAACTCGACCAAGTGCGTGCCCAGGCAATTCTCTTGCACTATTTAACATCAGACACATTTGGGgctctgagttttatttttctggggaCCTCTGATCTCTAAGGGATGGAGATAGTGACAAAGGGATGGGTGTGGCGGATAGGCGGGAAGGGCGCGTCGTGGCTCTGCCTCAGGGCAGGAGTCCAAGGAGGGTGGCTAGTCCAGACCCAGAACCATCCTGTCTTTCTCCTTTGGGGCCCGGGTGGGCTGGAGCAGGCGGCAAGTCAAGGACACGGTGAGTCTGGTGGGGAGCCAGGTAGGAGAGGGCGTGGAGGAGCCCGGgccaggggagggaagaagggcccCGAAGGGAGAAGGGGCCACCGAGGTCCTGGGGCTGCCATCCCTTCTTGATCTTGCTCTCCTGGgttcctggggctgcctgcctcGCCCCAGACCACGGGTTCTTTCGGAAatgttttttctctatatctcttTTCTGGCCTCATACTGGGCTTGTGGGGAGGGAAAGAGTCAGGAGCTGGTGCTCTGTAGCATCTCACAGTAGGGCCATCAGCTCCTGGAGGTGCCCAGGGAACCGCGCATGAGACCCACACTGTCCCCTCTCTCCCATAGGGCACTTTTGGGGAAGGGCGTGCGGGGATGCTCCAAGGCGAGGGGGTCCTTTTAGGGGAATAAATTAGCGGTGGAGTCTGGAATTCTTGATGGGACAGAATGAAAACACAGCAGACACTGTTAAACAGAATATGGTTCAACATCCCGTTGCTTCGCTTAGCGCTCAGATTAAACAGAACAGCTCTGGGTGGGATAACGATCCAGTTAGCGGGACGCACGGGGGCCAGTCACGACCTCCCGTCCAGGGGCACGAGAGGAGTCGTGCTGGGGATGCTCTTCCCCAGAAACACTGCATCTGACCTGGGCTGGGCCTGCTCCTCAGGCTTCTGTGTGGCGATGGTCTTTGGCGGAAGCCCCTCACCGTGACCCCAGCCTGTGCCTTGGTCCCCATTCCCATGGGGCCCCCAGAGGGGGTGAATGATGCACTGGGGGACCTCTCCTCATCTTTCTGTCTGAGGAACTAGCATAGGGAGCAGGGGACGTGGGCAAGACTGCTGGGGACTCCCAAGGTGAGCCCAGCCCCTGGACGCCTGCTAGAGTCAAGTCGGCCCCAGACTGTGCTCCACCGAGACACACGTGGTACCAGTGGCTGCCTGGGCCCTCCTCCCACAGCTGTGCCCAGATGCCAAGCTTGTGGGCAGAGGAACTGGGATGCGGGAGTGTGGGTTCCTGGGGAGCCAGCTGGGAGTCCTCCCTGTCTGCTTCCCGGTAAGAAAGCATCCAGGGTGTGAGAGTGACATTGCAGGGCTGAAGCCGAATCTGCGTTcatgccaaagaaaagaaaacagtctgTAAGCCTGGTCACTTGAGGCACTGGAACTACAGGTGCATGGCACAGGGCTTGCAACGGCCCCATAATTGGTCCTGACCGCCTGGGTGCAGGGGACAGGTGGGCTAGAGGACATGGCCACGCTGTCTGAATGAGAGACACAATCATTCTGGGTGACGCTGAAAGGCCACAGGCTCCCCAGACAGACTCTGGGTCCTTAgatgggtggggcagggggtgtcCCCATGTCACTGGTGCTTTCCTCCATGGAGTTTCCCATGATGCAGAGGGAACaagatgcagctctgactccaGGTGTGGAGTCACCTTCAAGGATGGAGCTACCTGGAGGCCGGTTAGAGCGAGAGGTTGCCATAGTGGCGTCGTGGTGAgtggggcaggggcagaaggCGAGGAGCCGAGAGTCAGCTCACACCTTCCCCTCCTTATCAGATGCTCTGCACTGGGCAGCCTGGCCAGCTTTCTCACAGTAGCCTCCTGGTCTGTCACCCGAGAGCCTTTGGGGGCTGCAGGAAGCCCGAGGTTTGCAGAGCACTTCCCTCACGGGGGCTCTCTGCCTGGTGGGCTCTCTGGAAACCCCCTTCCAGTCTCTGCCACAGACCCCTGGAGGCCCTGGAGGAGCCTGAGAAGCAGCACTAAGGCACTTGGGGAAGCAGAGCCGAGAGAGAGGACTCAGGTGACTGACGGCAGTTCCCTGACGTTATCCTGCTCCCTCCCGCCCCAGCGCTGCTCCGGTGGTTCCTGCCTGCCCACTCTTCTTCCCTCTGGCCAGCTCGCCTCTTTCCTTGGGTTCTGTTGGGTGGCACAGACTCCAGCACTCCCTTTGTTTTTGCCCAAGGCTGCGGCAGCTGCCCCTCCATGTCCCCCTCCCCGGGTGTTCCTGCTACCTGTGGGCCTGGCTGTGTCGCTCATTGTGGAAGGAAGGGGAGCGCAGGCAGCATCTGGCGTTCATCCCTGTCCCCTggggcctggcccagagcaggtcCTCACCGAATATTTGCCTGTTGGTGGGCGGAGGCGGGGGGAGCAGAAGTGGGATTTTCTCAAGTAACCCCCATCTCTGGAGACCTCAGACACTCAGGTGCAGACCTGGGTCTTGGTGTTGACTCTGCGAGGCggtgagggagggagaagctTCTCCGGCCCTCCACAGCTGCTCTCCATCTGGCTCTTCTGGAATCATGGGGTAGAGGCAGGGGCCGGGGAAAGAGGGAGCTGTGGCAATGGGCACTTGTCCTCTGCTAAGTGTCAAGTTTAGAGGGGAGAGTATTCACGGGGAAGGAGTTAGGAGGTCAGGGGGAGACCGACACCCCCGCGCACCCCACTGTCTCTGGGTGAGTGCTGTACAACTGAGAGTTAAGCACCTTCTCGAGTTGACTCCAGGGTAAATGTACCTTCCAGGAAGTGTTTCTTCCCCCGGCCCCTTCACTGCTCACTCCTTGGAATGTTTGATACTGTGAATTGTCTGCTCTCTTGAAATGCAAGTCTTGCCCACAGGGAGCGCGAACCCGGTGGTCAGAGCTTCTTTCCCTCCATGAAGGACCTCTGTTGGTCAGTGTGGGTTCTAGAAGGAAGCAAATGCAGAATTGAGCTCAGGCACTCAGATACGTAAACAGGAGATTCTTCTCCGGGCAGCGCCCAGCCCAGGGAATTTCCCATCATGCATAGCACTTGGCAGAGAGCATCGGATGAGGGCCACCCAGCTGCACAGGCCCAGGCAAGAGCCCTGAATGGCGATGGCGGCCAGGATCTGGGGAAGCATCGGTGCGAACAGAGAGACTAAATGAGATCGTCCAGCGGTGTCCCCCCGCGGCACGGAGGGAGCTCGCTCTTTCCCAGGGGGCCAGGAAGAGGGCTTGCCTGCATCAGTTTTATGGcaaaccccaccccccagggagcCGGGGACGTTGGACGTTGGACGTTGGCCATCAGATCTTCTCCTGGTTGAGGTTAGAGGGCGGGTGGGAGGCCAGAGGGGGAGGCCACCATTAGCGATTCAGAAAGAAGGACTTGAGGCTCTGGAAGAAGACTGACTTCTgtctctgcttctgtttctttttgatgatgggcacCCACACCAGCCCGCACACCAGCATCATGAGTCCCAGAGACAGGAAGGCAGGCCCTGTCATCTTCAGGACCTCCAGGCTCTTGTTACCCAGTGTCAGGGTGTAGGCCAAGCAGGTGAGGGCCACGCCGAAGAGGAGGATGGCGCCGCCCACAGACGTGATGACGGCGGGCTTGCGGTAGGTCTCCCAGCTACTCCTGGGGGCGGTGGTCCAGACAGACTCGCTTCTGGAGCTGATGCACAGCGAGCTGGCCGTCTGGCTGGGCAGCAGGTCCTTGGATTCTGGAGACTTCTCGTCAACCTCCACAGCCTTGGGGACATCCTCCATCGTCACGGCTCCTGGGGGCTGGACACCCGGTACCCGCACCAGCTAGAAGCGAGGGCCAGGCCAGGGGAGTCCTCACACCCCCTTCCTGTTCTCGACCTCCGTCTCCAGCGTGCCTCTCAGTGGAGGGCGGCTCAGGGGTCTTGTGCTGAAGCTAAAAGACAGTCATGTGAGATCCACATAAATAAGAAACCACTCaagctggtattttttttttttttttggtgagaggCTTATATCACTCTAATTAACCTACTCAACTGCTTTTATTAAACCTGGGATCGCtggtgccctaaaaaaaaaaaaaaaaaaaagctacagtttATAAAATAGCATCTTGTTTTCAGACTCGACCACTATCTAGCTATGTGATCTTGAGCGGGTCACTTaatgctctgtgcctcagttttctgctCTATAAAACGGGGACAGGAATACTACTTATAGGGTTTTCAAAAGGGTTAAAGGAGCTAAGACATGGAAAGCCGTGGGACGATGTCTGGCGTGTTGCAGGTACTCCACCAGTGGTGCCGTTGCCTGCTGGAGTGGTGACTGGCGATCCCTTCCGCCTAagtgcgtgtgtgcacacacaccggACACCGCACTTAACACTTCCTTCATCAGACTGAAACCTCACGATGAGAcactatttcacagatgagaaggcCAGGCAGCCCATCACGAGGCAAGGATTCTTGCTCTCGAAACATCTGGCTGCCACATGTGGAGAACCGGTTCGTGCAGCCTGGGGTTTACACAGACGGTGATATCTCTGTGGTCACACTAGAGTGTGACCTTCTAGTAGCCAAATGCCGCCTCCCCCCGCCTCACGTGAATGGCATCGAGTCCAAGTTCCACCTTCCCCctctgaggcctggagaggtgcCCGCTGCCT
The Phacochoerus africanus isolate WHEZ1 chromosome 14, ROS_Pafr_v1, whole genome shotgun sequence DNA segment above includes these coding regions:
- the PIRT gene encoding phosphoinositide-interacting protein; this translates as MEDVPKAVEVDEKSPESKDLLPSQTASSLCISSRSESVWTTAPRSSWETYRKPAVITSVGGAILLFGVALTCLAYTLTLGNKSLEVLKMTGPAFLSLGLMMLVCGLVWVPIIKKKQKQRQKSVFFQSLKSFFLNR